From one Catharus ustulatus isolate bCatUst1 chromosome 1, bCatUst1.pri.v2, whole genome shotgun sequence genomic stretch:
- the LOC117007461 gene encoding heterochromatin-associated protein MENT-like: protein MEEVSISVGKFTVDLFNKLNETNKGKNLFFSPWSISAALALTYLGAKGTTATEMAEVLHFTLGAGAEASSSVARPSRGRPKRRKLDPENKQAADIHSGFKKLLTAINKSRSTYSLKSANRIYVEKTFLLLPTYIQLSKNYYKAEPQKLNFKTAPEESGKKINTWVEKQTEGKIKNLLGPRDVTNSTKLILVNAIYFNAEWEVKFKAEDTELKPFRLSKNKTKPVKMMYMRKAFPVLIMETMNFKMIELPYVKRELSMFILLPDDIKDNTTGLEQLERELTFEKLSEWTDSKKMTEAFVDLYLPKFKMEERYDLRDNLIGMGMRSAFSSNADFSGMSEKDKLMISKVFHKSFVAVDEKGTEAAAATAVIVELTSAHVSRVLEFKVDHPFFFFIRHNKSKSILFFGRFCSPLE, encoded by the exons ATGGAAGAGGTCTCCATATCAGTTGGCAAGTTTACTGTTGATCTTTTCAACAAGCTGAACGAGACcaacaagggaaaaaaccttttcttctccccttgGAGCATatcagctgctctggctctgacATACCTGGGAGCAAAAGGAACTACAGCAACTGAGATGGCCGAG GTCCTTCATTTcaccctgggagcaggagctgaagctTCTTCTTCTGTGGCCAGACCTTCTCGGGGGAGaccaaagagaagaaaattg GATCCTGAAAACAAGCAAGCTGCAGATATCCATTCTGGCTTCAAGAAGCTCCTAACTGCCATCAACAAATCCAGAAGTACCTACTCCCTGAAAAGTGCCAACCGGATTTACGTGGAAAAAACCTTCCTATTATTGCCT acATACATACAGCTCAGTAAGAACTACTACAAAGCAGAGCCACAGAAGCTTAACTTTAAGACAGCACCAGAAGagtcaggaaagaaaatcaacacTTGGGTTGAAAAACAAACTGAGG GCAAAATCAAGAATTTGCTGGGTCCACGAGATGTGACAAACTCCACCAAGCTGATCCTAGTAAATGCCATTTACTTCAACGCAGAATGGGAAGTGAAATTTAAGGCAGAAGATACAGAGCTGAAACCTTTCCGACTAAGCAAG AACAAGACCAAGCCTGTAAAGATGATGTACATGAGAAAAGCATTTCCAGTTCTCATCATGGAAACAATGAATTTCAAAATGATTGAGCTGCCATATGTGAAACGCGAACTCAGTATGTTCATCCTCCTTCCTGATGACATCAAAGACAACACTACGGGTCTTGAGCAG CTGGAAAGAGAACTGACGTTTGAGAAGCTGTCTGAATGGACTGATTCCAAGAAGATGACTGAGGCCTTTGTGGATCTGTACCTACCTAAATTCAAAATGGAAGAGAGATATGACCTCAGGGATAATCTGATCGGGATGGGAATGCGCAGTGCCTTCAGCAGCAATGCTGATTTCAGTGGAATGAGTGAGAAGGATAAATTGATGATCTCCAAAGTTTTTCACAAGTCTTTTGTTGCAGTTGACGAGAAGGGCactgaggcagctgctgctactgctgtcATTGTAGAACTAACAAGTGCACATGTTAGCCGTGTTCTGGAATTTAAGGTTGACcaccctttcttcttcttcatcagACACAACAAGTCCAAGAGCATCCTCTTCTTTGGTAGATTCTGCTCTCCTCTAGAATGA
- the LOC116992149 gene encoding heterochromatin-associated protein MENT-like gives METPSVSTNSFTLDLYKKLNETSKGQNIFFSPWSIATALAMVHLGAKGDTATQMAEVLRFNQTARETTRPSPARPKKRKMDPEHEGAENIHSGFKKLLSDINKRRTTYLLKSANRLYEEKTYPLLPEFLQLITRYYNAKPQAVNFKRAAEQVRAQINSWVENRTERKIQSLLPAGSLHSRTVLVLVNAIYFKGKWEKKFLEKNTSEMPFRISKTKTKPVQMMFLKDTFFILHETTMKFRIIELPYVKNELSMFVLLPDDISDNTTGLELVERELTYEKLAEWTKSDNMMKAEVDLYLPKLKVEENYDLKSPLSSMGIQNAFDPSQADFTGMSVKKDLFISQVIHKAFVEVNEEGTEAAAATAVLMMRSRVPTMTFKADHPFLFFIRHNKSQTILFFGKFCSP, from the exons ATGGAAACTCCCTCAGTGTCAACCAACAGCTTCACTCTCGATCTTTACAAAAAGCTGAATGAAACTTCCAAAGgccaaaacattttcttttctccttggaGTATTGCAACTGCTCTTGCCATGGTCCACCTGGGCGCAAAAGGTGACACTGCAACCCAGATGGCTGAG GTACTTCGTTTTAACCAGACTGCAAGAGAGACAACAAGGCCTTCTCCAGCAAgaccaaagaaaagaaagatg GATCCTGAGCATGAGGGAGCAGAAAACATCCACTCTGGCTTCAAAAAGCTCCTGTCTGACATCAACAAACGCAGAACCACTTACTTGCTGAAGAGTGCCAACCGACTGTATGAGGAAAAGACCTACCCATTATTGCCT GAGTTCTTACAACTCATTACACGCTATTACAATGCAAAGCCACAAGCTGTAAACTTCAAGAGAGCTGCAGAACAAGTCAGAGCACAAATCAATTCATGGGTAGAAAACAGAACTGAGA ggaaaatacagagtctgctgcctgcaggatcTCTCCATTCTCGCACTGTGTTGGTCTTAGTAAATGccatttatttcaaaggaaagtgggaaaagaaatttttggagaaaaatactTCTGAGATGCCCTTCAGAATAAGCAAG accAAGACTAAACCAGTACAGATGATGTTTTTGAAAGACACATTTTTCATACTCCATGAAACCACCATGAAATTCAGAATCATTGAGCTGCCATATGTGAAAAATGAACTCAGCATGTTCGTTCTCCTACCAGATGACATCAGTGATAACACTACTGGCCTGGAGCTG GTGGAAAGAGAGCTGACGTATGAGAAATTGGCTGAATGGACCAAATCAGACAATATGATGAAAGCTGAAGTGGATCTGTACCTGCCCAAGCTGAAGGTGGAAGAGAATTATGACCTTAAATCCCCTCTGAGCAGCATGGGGATACAAAATGCTTTTGACCCAAGTCAGGCTGATTTCACAGGGATGTCAGTGAAGAAGGATCTTTTCATCTCACAAGTTATTCACAAAGCTTTTGTGGAAGTCAATGAAGAAGGtactgaggcagcagctgccacagctgtcTTGATGATGAGATCAAGAGTCCCAACAATGACTTTCAAAGCTGACCAcccttttctcttcttcatcAGACACAATAAATCACAAACCATCCTCTTCTTCGGCAAGTTTTGCTCACCCTAG
- the LOC117007453 gene encoding serpin B10-like — MDTLNEANTSFALDFFKQQCQEDGDKNILFSPWSISSALATVYLGAKGNTADQMAKVLHFNKAEGAKNVTTTIRMHVYSRTEESLSNRRACFQKTEIGKSDNIHTGFKALSFEINQPAKNYLLKSVNQLYGEKSLPFSKEYLLLAKRYYNAEPQSVDFVGAADAVRREINSSVEQQTEGKIQNLLPAGSVDSLTRLVLINALYFKGNWATKFEAEATRQRPFRINMHTTKPVPMMYLRDKFNLNYIESVQADVLELPYVNNDLSMFILLPSDISGLQKLERELTFENLSAWTNPELMEKMNMEVYLPRFTLEEKYDLKSTLSRMGIQDAFTKGQADFTAMSKTGDLFLSQVFHKCYMEVNEEGTEAAAASSATLASRSLGATVIFLADHPFLFFIRHNKTKTILFLGRFSSP, encoded by the exons ATGGATACACTGAATGAAGCAAACACAAGCTTTGCTCTTGACTTTTTCAAACAGCAATGTCAGGAAGATGGTGACAAGAATATTTTGTTCTCTCCTTGGAGTATTTCATCTGCCCTGGCTACTGTTTATTTGGGAGCCAAAGGCAACACTGCAGATCAGATGGCAAAG GTACTTCACTTTAATAAAGCTGAAGGAGCCAAAAATGTCACCACAACCATAAGAATGCATGTCTACTCCAGAACAGAAGAGAGTCTATCAAATCGACGTGCATGTTTCCAGAAG ACAGAGATTGGCAAATCAGATAATATCCATACTGGATTTAAAGCACTCAGCTTTGAAATCAACCAACCTGCTAAAAATTATCTACTTAAAAGTGTCAATCAGTTATATGGAGAAAAATCATTGCCTTTCAGTAAG GAATACTTATTGTTAGCCAAGAGATATTACAATGCAGAGCCACAATCAGTCGACTTTGTGGGAGCAGCAGATGCAGTCAGGAGAGAGATCAATTCCAGTGTTGAACAACAGACTGAAG GTAAAATCCAAaatctgctgcctgctggatcTGTAGATTCACTCACCAGACTAGTCCTGATAAATGCACTCTACTTCAAAGGAAACTGGGCAACAAAGTTTGAAGCTGAAGCTACCAGGCAAAGGCCTTTCAGAATAAACATG CATACAACTAAACCAGTGCCCATGATGTACCTGAGGGATAAATTTAACTTAAACTACATAGAATCAGTTCAGGCTGATGTTCTTGAGCTTCCATACGTCAATAACGACCTCAGCATGTTTATCCTGCTCCCGAGTGACATCTCCGGCTTACAAAAG CTAGAAAGAGAATTGACCTTTGAAAACTTGTCTGCATGGACCAATCCAGAACTAATGGAGAAAATGAACATGGAAGTTTATCTGCCCAGGTTCACGTTAGAAGAGAAATATGACCTCAAATCTACTTTGAGCAGGATGGGGATACAAGATGCCTTCACAAAAGGTCAAGCTGATTTCACAGCAATGTCCAAGACTGGTGATCTGTTTTTGTCCCAAGTTTTTCACAAGTGTTACATGGAAGTCAATGAAGAaggcacagaggcagcagctgccagttcGGCAACACTGGCATCACGAAGTCTTGGTGCTACTGTTATCTTTTTGGCAGATCACCCTTTCCTCTTCTTTATCAGGCACAACAAGACCAAGACTATTCTCTTCTTGGGAAGGTTTTCTTCCCCCTAG